The stretch of DNA ATAATCGGGGCAAGCTGGCCGAGGATTCGGGCGGTATGATGATCGAGACAGAGTAGTTTCCAGAAAGCTTAGGAGGAATGAAAATGCTACGCAAGGCTAAGTTTGTGCTGATGCTGTTGGTGCTGGCCGCGGCCAGCGTGCAGCCGGTGGCTGCGGAGGGGCTTGATGTGGGCGGGATGCTGCGCCTGCATATGGCGCGCACACGGCGGATGCTCACGAACGTTATTGCCGCTATGCCAGAGGACAAATATGATTATCGCCCGGTGAAGGAAGTTCGCAGTTTCCGCGAGATGGCTGTGCATCTCATTCAGGATGGCTTCTCGCACGTCGGCTGGTCCGCGGGAATGTCGCGCGAGGAATCCGAGAAGCTTGCGGCAAAGTATGAGCATATCAAAACCCGCGAGGAGATTCTGCGTGGTTTGGACGAAATGTACACTTGGTCCGAGCAAACTGTAGGGACAATCAACGCGACTAACGCTACGGATATGGTGGTTGGTATGCGCAGCGAGCGCCAAACCCGATTTGAAGCAGCCATGGTGGCTTTTGAAGACCAGATGGGCCACTACGGCAACTTTGTCGTCTACCTGCGTTTGAATGGCGGCGTGCCGCCATCCACCGCGAATGCGGACATGGAGCGCGCCGAGAACCAGCGCAAGAACAAGGAAGTTGGGGTCGCTCCTCCCGCTCCCGCCGACGAGCACAAGCATTAAGGCGCGGAGTTATCCTTGAAAATACAAATGCTCTGCCTGTGGCGGCTACCACAGGCAGAGCATTTTGTTTTTTTGGGCATCTTCCAGCGACTACGGTCTTTCTTCCGGTGCCAGCGGCGCGGTCGCATGAGCTGCCGCTTTGCGGCGCTCGCGCAAGACTTCGATTACGGCGGGAAGTATCGAGAGAACGATGACTACCACAATGACATAATGGATATTGCGATCGATATTGGGGATCATTGCGCCCAGGAAATAACCGAGCAGCGTCATCCCCATCACCCAAAACACGCCACCAAAAATATTATAGAAAACGAACCGCCGGTAGTTCATGCCCGCCGCGCCTGCCACGGCGGGAGCAAAGGTGCGGACGACGGGCACAAAGCGCGCCATCACGATGGTCTTGGGGCCGTACTTCTCGTAGAACTCCCGGGTCCGGTCGAGATGACGGCGCTTGAAAAATCGGGAGTCGGGACGATTGTAGAGAGCCTTGCCAGTGCGATATCCAATCAGGTAGCCCATTTGGTCGCCGAAAATCGCGCAGATAGACCCGAAAAACAACAAGGCTCCCAGATTCAGGTGTCCCGTCGCCGCGAATACTCCAGCCGTTACCAACAGAGAATCTCCCGGAAGAAAAAATCCTACAAATAGCCCTGTCTCAATGAAGACAATCGCGCAAACCATTATGGTGCCGCCGCTCGTAACGATTCCCTGCACGTTCGTAACGGCGTGAAAAATATCTCTAAGCCAGTCGATCATGAGGTCTCCATTTGCAAAAGCGGACGCGAAGCGACCGTAGTATCACGGATTTCGCCTTGCGTGCTTTCGGTTCTGCGGGCGGCGGCTCCACCCCATGGCTTACTTTTTCTGCGCCGCTTCCATGTGAGCGATGAACTGGCGCGTCAGGTGCGGTACTTGTCCCAACGAGCGCTCGAACATCATGAGCTGGCCGCGGTGATGCATCTCGTGCTCCTTTACGGACAGAATCATTTCAAAGCGGCTCTTCGCGGCGGGAGTCATCCCCGTGGGCATCGCCACCATCTCCCCCAGGAAACTATCGGAAAGGCTCTCTAGCCATTTTGCGAAGAGTTCACCGTTCTCCTTCAACAGTTGGATCAACTGCGCTTTGTCGCGCGGCTTCTGCTCTTCGGCCATCATGCCGCCGAAGAATCCCGGAAAATCGAAACCTTCCAGAGTGCTGATCGGCTGGACGGCGTGGACCTGATGCTGCAGCCGGTAGGACACGGCGATGTGCGTCAGCAGTTGCGCGACAGTTCGAAGTCCGGGAGCCAGTGGCTTAGTGTAAGCTTCTGCAGGAATCTCTTCCGCGATGGTGATGGTGTTGTTGCGGACGGTTCGAAAACTCGCCGCTAATTCTTTTGCGCCGTAAAAATTCATGATTGTATCCTATTATCCATTGGTTTTTATTGCACTAAGATTTGCGGCAGGCCCGCTTGAAATATTTTATCACGCGGCATCCTGCTTAACGTTAACGAGACATTAAGAACGAGGCGGCCCGGTGGTGATATAGGACTGATATATTAGATAGAGGATGACCAGCGATTCCGGGACTTAACCGGTCTGGCTTTCCGTAATGGACGATACCGAACTGAAGATACCGCGACATGATACAACTTTCCGCCGCTTCTAAACGATTCGGCTCTCGATTACTGTTTGAAGATTTCAACTGGTTGCTCACGCCACAAGATCGCGTCGGTCTGGTCGGTGGCAATGGCACGGGCAAGTCCACGCTGCTTAAAATTCTCGCCGGGATCGAGCATCTCGACGAGGGCACGCTTAGCTCCATCCGCAACCTCACGACAGGCTATCTGCCGCAGGATGGTCTCAGCGCCTCCGGTCGCAGCGTTCTGGAAGAGGCGCTGTCCGTGTTTGGCGACCTGCATGATGCCGAGCGAGAGATGGAAGTGTTGACACTCCGCATGGGCGAGATCGATCCCGAGGGCGAGGAGTTTCGCCGCGCCGCGGAGCGCTATCACAAGCTGGAAATCGTCTTCAACGCCGGCGATGGTTATCAGCTTGAGACGCAGGCGAAACTGGTTCTTGACGGATTAGGCTTTCGTCCCGCCGAATTTTCCCGCGATACGCAGGAACTCTCCGGGGGATGGCAGATGCGCCTTGCGCTGGCCAAGTGCCTGCTGCTCAAGCCGCATCTGCTGCTGCTCGACGAGCCCACCAATCACCTGGACCTGGAGGCGCGCAACTGGCTGGAGTCGTTCCTGCACGATTATCCCCACGCCGTCGTGCTGGTCTCGCATGACCGCTATTTCCTCGACGCTTCTGTGAATAGAATCCTGGAACTTTGGAATCGCCAGGGGCATTTTTACCCCGGCAATTATGAGCAGTATCTGGAACGGAAGTCCGCGCGGCGAGAGCAGCTGCTGGCCGAATACCGCCAACAGCGTGAGCGCATCGATCACTTGGAGATTTTCATCAATCGGTTCCGTTACCAGGCGAGTAAGGCGCGTCAGGTGCAGAGTCGCATCAAGGAGCTCGAAAAGATCGAGCGCATCGAAATTCCGCCTGACGAGCAGACCATTCGCTTCAGCTTTCCGCAACCGCCGGCCAGCGGGCGCGTGGTCACCGAATTTGCCGATATCGCCAAGCGCTATGACGACAAGCAGGTTTTCAGCGGCGTGAATTTCATGATCCGCCGCGGCGAGCGCATCGGCCTGGTGGGAACCAACGGAGCGGGCAAGTCAACATTGATCAAGTTGCTGGCCGGAACGGAGCTTCCCTCGGCGGGTGAATGCAAGCTGGGACACAACGTGGAGGTGGAGTATTTCGCGCAGGATCAGTACAAGATGCTGAACCCGCAAGCGCGGCTGATCGATGATTTGTCGAGCGTCGCGCCCATCGATCTGAGCACTCAGACCAAACTACGCACGCTGCTCGGCTGTTTCTTGTTCACAGGGGACGATGTATTCAAACCCATCGGAGTGCTGTCCGGCGGCGAACGTAATCGCTTCGCCCTGGCCCGAATGTTGCTTCAACCTCCGAACTTCTTATTGCTCGATGAGCCCACCAATCATTTGGATCTGCGCGCTAAGGATGTGCTATTAGATGCCTTGCAGAGATTCAGCGGTACCATCGTTTTCGTTTCCCACGACCGGTATTTTATCGATCACCTGGCCACCCGAATATTCGAGATCGAGAACGGGAAATTGACCGAATATGATGGGAACTACGAAAACTATCTCCGACAGAAGGAGGGCGGCAGCGCTAGCAGCAGTGTGGCGATGGGGCAAGGAGAATCACACCCGGTCGTTGCGGACCCATCCAGAAGTGTAAAGAAGGAGCCGACAGAGGCTTCTTCCGAGAGCCCGAGGACGCGCCCAAAGCGTCTGAATCCCATTCTCGTCAAGGAAATGCGTAACCGGCATTCGGAGATAGAAGAGGAAATCATCCGATGCGAGGCGGAGATTGCAGATTCTGAGTCCGCTCTCGCTCAGTTCAAGAGCGCGGAAGAAACCATCCGCCTCACCAAGGGATTGGAATCGAGCCGCTTCCGCCTTTCTGAACTTATGGGCGAGTGGGAACAGTTAAGCATCGATTTAGATGAGCAGTTGAAAGTCGATTAGTTGGCTCTGCCAGGATTCTCAACTTTGTGAGAGGAGCAACCAGAGATCAAGCCTCAAGCTTTTCGCGAATCGAATACCGATTGAGCGACCATCACTGCGTTTGCGGCCGTGGGCCATCCAGCATAAAAGGCTGTGTGAGTAATTAGTTCTCCGATCTCCTCCTGCGTAACGCCATTGTCCAAGGCCAGCCCAATATGCAGGCGAAGTTGATCAGTGCGGTAGGTGGCCATTAGAACCGCCACGGTGATGAGGCTGCGGTCCCGTTTGGACATTTCGGTTCGTTCCCAAATTTCCCCGTACAAAAGATCTGATGTAAGCTGCGCCAGTCGCGGTGCAACTTTTTTCATTGTTGGTTGAGAACTCATGGCATCTCCTATCTACTTGAAAAGATTAAAGTTTCTCTAACATGCAGCACAATTCTGACATTCATTGCTCTGGCCGAAAAGGGAAGAAAGATCAAAGGGAAAATTTACAAAATACAATGGTGGGCCTGGGCAGATTCGAACTGCCGACCTCCGGTTTAGGAAACCGCTGCTCTATCCACCTGAGCTACAGGCCCGTAAGTGCCTTGATGCTTTCCTCTTCATGTTATCCAAGTTAGCACCGGGGTTCAATGTGTGCGACCGGAGGTGCTGGAGATTACCCCAAAAGCTATAATGATGCGAACCGGTGCCGATATACAATATTTCGAGGCTAGGCATGTTGTCGTGCGCCATACTGGTCGGCGAGACGCGATGGCTGACGGAGCATTGTCGTTTAATCGGAATTTAGGCTCCCAGATGCCCATGCGCTGATCCCTAGCAGTGGTGGGTAGGATTGCCCACGGTGAAACTTGCTTAAATAGCAAGGTTTTCCGCAAACCGGAATCGGCGAGCGCGAATATGCGACATTAGAAAGAGGTTTGGGTCAGAAACTCCTGAGCTACTGAACGACGCATGAACAGCATATTCTCCAAACCGGCTTCCGACCAGAACAAGGACTCACGCTCATTCCATTTTTATGCTCCCGTTGTCGATACCAGCCTGCTCGTGCCTGGCATTGACAATGTCCGCCATGATGTCAGTCTGAGCCCAAAATTTCTGGAATGTTGTCGCACCTTGATTTTCCAATTGATCGTTCGACACTCAGAGGTTGGGGCGCTTTTGACCGGGCTATCCCAGGCTAATGCTGGCCTTGATCGGAAAGAGTTCAAGCAACTGCTGCAGTCCCTGTTGCTGAACATGCTTGACCATGCGAATGCGGTGAAAAATCCGCAACTCGAACTGCTGGCCCAGGCGGCGATTCTTAAGTCCCTCGCCAGAGAAATGCAGTCTCAATTTAGCATTGTGGTTTTGCAGTGCCGCGAAAAAATCAGAGATTTCGAAAATCCGCGGCACCCACGCCAGGAACTCCGGTACCAGTTGCAAGATAAGTTCAGCGATTTTCAAAAGAACAAGCGCATCATCTTGCGACGAGTAAGCGATGATTTGGCAGAAATGATGGAAGAGGTCAGGAATGGGCCCGTGCGCAGGACGCGCGAATCCTATTTCGGGCCCGCCGCGACAGCGACACAATCAATCTTCTCCAATCCTTTAATTTTTACAGAGGATGGCCGTGACGACTACCTGAACCTTGACCGCTACGTCATGCTGGGAAAATTCCAGCGCGACACGGATCGATATGAAATTGTCGAACAATTGGTGCGCAATTTTATTGAATGGGCAGATCGTGAATCCGAAGTGGCAGCCAAGCTTCGTCAGCAGAGTGTGATTTGCGACGAAATCAGGTTATCAATAGAATCTTTGAAAGCTCAGCGCGAGGAGATAACCCAGACGCGCAGATTTTTCCCGTTGGCCTCCAGGTCCACTCCGATGCCCGAGGCCGCCGATATTAGGCATGGAATTGCTCAAGCGGAAGAGCAGCTTACAAGAGAGCAGAAATTGCTGCAGGTGCTCTTCGCGGAATTCAGCACTCGCATAGACCAGATCATTGAAGCTCCAGAGAACACAGCTCTCCTGGTGGATTACCTGCAATCCGAAAAAAATCTGGGTGATGATGGGAAATCCTCACGAGCAACATCGGAATCGATATTGTTGCAAGTCCGCGCTGAAAGTCAGCGTGCAGCGGTGGAACATCTTTACGAGTCCCTCGCCAAAGGGGGGGTGCTTCCCTATGTGCTGGGTGCCTATGAAACGGCCCGAATCTACCGCCATTTCTGCCCCCCGCTGAATCCGCAACAATTGAAGACTGCATTAGTCGAAGCGGGTGAACGCAAGAAAATCCTTCATTTGATTCAGGAGTATCGCCTTCCCTCTGGCGCTACGGAAATGATCGAAGATGGCGCGAGGAGGTTGCGCGACGCCAGTGCCCGTGATATCCGTGCCACATTGATTCGATTTGTACGAGACTTTTTCCAATTCGCGCACGATTTAAGAAATTTGAAATTAGCCCAAATCCTGATGGATCGGGTGCATCTTCCGACCGATATCAAGCAAAAGGAACTCTCCGAGATCAATGACACGCTCTATCTTTTCCTGATACCTGATGAGGAAAAGCCGAGAGAAGAAAAGGTTGTCAGCCATTCAATACTAAAAGCGGATGTCCGTGATTCAACATCCATAACGGCAGAGTTGCTGGCGCGAGGACTAAACCCCGCCTCCTACTTTAGCCTCAATTTCTTTGAGCCAGTTCGTAAACTCCACGGCAGGTATGGCGCGGTGCAGGTATTTCTGGAGGGAGATGCCCTGATTCTGGCCATCATGGAAAACGAAGGCGAACCTCGCGGCGCTAATTCTGTCGCTCGGACCTGCAGCTTGGCGCGGGACATTATTGAAGGAATCCGAAGCGTTAACGATCGAGCCGCGCAGCGTGACCTGCCGTTGCTAGAGTTGGGCATCGGTATTTGCTATCAGCCTTCGCCTCCGATGTATCTGATGGACGGCGACCGCCCGATCATGATTTCCAAGGCCTTGAATGAATCTGATCGTCTGTCTGGTTGCGGTAAGCTGGCGCGCCAACTGCTGGCCCAGCACAGCCGATTCTTTAATGTCTTCGTCATGCAATTGTTGCCGGAAGCGGATTCGCGAGAAGCGGCGGAAGAGTTTCGTGTGCATTACAATGTCCAGGGAATTGAAATCAACGAGGCCGCTTTCGAAAAGCTTACTCGCGAACTCACTCTAAACCGACTTGACTTGAGACTACCATTAATTGGTGAGCCGGAGGATGTCGAGTTGCATTGCGGAACCTTGTCGGTTGGGGCGACTGGCTTACAAAGACTGATCGTTCGGCGTGGCCGGGTTCCTCAACTCAGCCCCAAGGATTTGCGCATCATCGACTATACCGACCGCTATTACTATGAAGTCTGCACCGCCAAACCCCTTTACGACTACGTTGCCAAGCAAGTCGGCTGGTAACAAACTCGCCGGTTAATTATTTCCGTCAAGACCTGCAAACCAATTTAGCCTTTCCAGGATGCGCCGTGAGGGGTTTGCTACAATCAAGGGCATGGATAAAGAAAAAATTACTGTTATTGGCGGTGGACTCGCGGGTGCGGAGGCGGCATTGCAACTCGCACGCAGAGGGATCGCCGTCGATCTCTACGAGATGCGCCCGACGCACAAGACTCCCGCTCACCAGACTGGCCATCTTGCCGAACTGGTCTGCAGCAATTCGCTCAAGAGCGACCGCGAATTTTCCGCGCCATGGCTCCTTAAGGAGGAGATGCGGCGTATCGGATCTCCGTTGCTGGAGATCGCACGGCGCTGCGCGGTTCCAGCCGGGCATGCGTTGGCTGTCGATCGAGATCTCTTCGCTGCGCAAGTTACTGCCACGGTGGCACAAGAGCCGTTGATCAACCTGAAGCGCGAGGAAGTGCTGAAAATCCCCGCCATGGGAATTGTGATCATCGCTTCCGGCCCACTCACCAGCGATGTGCTGGCTGCATCGATTCAAGACCTGACCGGCAGCGAGAGGCTGTTTTTCTATGACGCGATTAGCCCGATCGTAGATGCCGCGACATTGGATCGCAGTATCATATTTTCCGCGTCACGCTACGATGTAAGCCTCCCCATTTCTGCGGAGAGCGCAATTAGCGCAGCGCACAATCCAGGGCAATCGACGCCGGAGTCCGATGGGGATTATCTGAATTGCCCGATGTCGCGCGAGGAGTATCAGAAATTCCATGATGCGCTGATGGCGGCCGATTCGGTGGTGCGTCACGAGTTTGAGGATGTGAAGTATTTCGAGGCCTGTCTTCCTCTGGAAGAGCTGGCGCGGCGAGGGCGCGATACTCTGCGCTTTGGTCCGATGAAGCCGGTGGGGCTGACCGATCCGCGAACGGGCAGGCGCCCTTATGCCGTAGTGCAACTCAGGAAAGAAAATCAGCGGGCGGACAGCTACAATTTGGTTGGATTTCAGAACCATCTCAAGTTTGGAGAACAGAAGCGCATCCTACGGATGATCCCTGGCCTGGAGCAGGCGGAGGTGCTTCGCTACGGGCAGATTCACCGGAACACTTATGTGAACGCTCCGGCGCTGCTCAACGCCACGCTGCAACTCCGCAATCACCCGCGCATCTTCTTCGCCGGGCAAATCTGCGGGGTGGAAGGTTACGTCGAATCGATTGCCACCGGGATGCTGGCCGGCCGATTTGCAGCCGAGATGGTTGCTGGCGTCGAGTCGGTTCCGCTTCCCCGCGCGACTGCGCTTGGTTCGCTTTGTCATTACATCACGCATGCCGACCCCAAGAATTATCAGCCTGCCAATATCGCATTTGACCTGCTGCCGCCGTTGTGCGCCACCGCCTTTGCGGAGCGCAAGGGCAAACCTAGCCGCCAGGAGCGGCATCAGCACTTATGCGAGATTGCGCTTAGAATGCTCGATCAATGGACGATGGCCGGGAATCAATCCTTGCTGGTCAGCGAATAAAAAAACTCCCCGACGGCAAATGTACGTTGCTATCGGGGAGCTGATATTGAGTCGTTTTGGGTTGGCTCATTTCGCTGGAAGCGGCATCGTGCGGGCCTGCTGCTTATAGAAGTCGATTGTCTTCTTCGTGAAGAATTTGTCGACTTCCAGCTTAGTGATTACTTTTTCCACGCATTGCAGGAATCTCTCGCGGTTGAAAGTCTCATTCGGCTTCAGCATTCCGGTCCGCTGCCAAGCTTCGGTAACGGTTTCCACGTAGTCGCGATAACCATTGCCATTCATGTCCACGAATCCTTGCGCCACGTTGACGATGTCCGGGTCGTCGCGGAATTCGCCGCGCCCATCAACCGGCTCGAGGCCCGTGCCGGTGAACCCCGCAAAGCCCGTGGTGCCTTGTCCCGAGGCTCCGCTGCTGACCGGGAAGATGTGGTAAACGCCCAGGCCGCAGCCCACCTCGGGCATGTCGATGGCGGGATTCTCCACGATATTATCCTTGTCGACATCGCCCAGCTCACGCCAATCTGAGCGCGTCGGCGGAGGCGCGACGCCTTTCTCCACCCAGGCGTCCAGATGGTCGATGAAGCCATCCATCAGCCGGGACATATCGATGATGGTCACGTCGCCGCGCTTGCCGTCCACCAGATTCTCGCCGCCGCCGTGGCTGATGCCGTCAATCTCGTAATAGCGGAACTTGTTCCACATGCCTTTGTCGCGAAGCATCTTGGCGTTCTGCCGCTTGTTGTGCAGGAAGTTGTTGGAGCCACGAAACGCCGGTGGATCATCGGGAGTCTCGTTCACATAGAGCAGGTGGCCGATCTCGATGGTGGGGACCATGCGCTTCTTGTCCTCATCGGTGGTGAAGACGACGTCCTTGCCATCCTTCATGGCCACGGGCAGCCACAGCCCGGAACCGGCGTCATCCACGATCACGCCGTCGATGATCGGCGTGCCGTCATCGTCCACGTTGATCCCGGCCTTGTAGCTGACCATGCGGCCCGGACGCGCGCCGCCCGAGTGGCCGTACCAGTATGTTTTCTTCGGCAGCGCGCCCAGGCTCGGCTGCGCGAGATTCGCCGCGAGCTTGGCGAACTGCATGATCAGCGGCGGCTGCTCGGTGACATTGCGATTCTTGAGCACGGCACCGTCGTCGAGCGTTACGTTCAAGTCGCCGCCCTGCATGAGCGTCGAGCGGCGGGTCTTGGCCATGATGTATCCCTTGTCAATCATCAGCTTT from Acidobacteriota bacterium encodes:
- a CDS encoding DinB family protein, which produces MKMLRKAKFVLMLLVLAAASVQPVAAEGLDVGGMLRLHMARTRRMLTNVIAAMPEDKYDYRPVKEVRSFREMAVHLIQDGFSHVGWSAGMSREESEKLAAKYEHIKTREEILRGLDEMYTWSEQTVGTINATNATDMVVGMRSERQTRFEAAMVAFEDQMGHYGNFVVYLRLNGGVPPSTANADMERAENQRKNKEVGVAPPAPADEHKH
- a CDS encoding ABC-F family ATP-binding cassette domain-containing protein, which codes for MIQLSAASKRFGSRLLFEDFNWLLTPQDRVGLVGGNGTGKSTLLKILAGIEHLDEGTLSSIRNLTTGYLPQDGLSASGRSVLEEALSVFGDLHDAEREMEVLTLRMGEIDPEGEEFRRAAERYHKLEIVFNAGDGYQLETQAKLVLDGLGFRPAEFSRDTQELSGGWQMRLALAKCLLLKPHLLLLDEPTNHLDLEARNWLESFLHDYPHAVVLVSHDRYFLDASVNRILELWNRQGHFYPGNYEQYLERKSARREQLLAEYRQQRERIDHLEIFINRFRYQASKARQVQSRIKELEKIERIEIPPDEQTIRFSFPQPPASGRVVTEFADIAKRYDDKQVFSGVNFMIRRGERIGLVGTNGAGKSTLIKLLAGTELPSAGECKLGHNVEVEYFAQDQYKMLNPQARLIDDLSSVAPIDLSTQTKLRTLLGCFLFTGDDVFKPIGVLSGGERNRFALARMLLQPPNFLLLDEPTNHLDLRAKDVLLDALQRFSGTIVFVSHDRYFIDHLATRIFEIENGKLTEYDGNYENYLRQKEGGSASSSVAMGQGESHPVVADPSRSVKKEPTEASSESPRTRPKRLNPILVKEMRNRHSEIEEEIIRCEAEIADSESALAQFKSAEETIRLTKGLESSRFRLSELMGEWEQLSIDLDEQLKVD
- a CDS encoding methylenetetrahydrofolate--tRNA-(uracil(54)-C(5))-methyltransferase (FADH(2)-oxidizing) TrmFO — translated: MDKEKITVIGGGLAGAEAALQLARRGIAVDLYEMRPTHKTPAHQTGHLAELVCSNSLKSDREFSAPWLLKEEMRRIGSPLLEIARRCAVPAGHALAVDRDLFAAQVTATVAQEPLINLKREEVLKIPAMGIVIIASGPLTSDVLAASIQDLTGSERLFFYDAISPIVDAATLDRSIIFSASRYDVSLPISAESAISAAHNPGQSTPESDGDYLNCPMSREEYQKFHDALMAADSVVRHEFEDVKYFEACLPLEELARRGRDTLRFGPMKPVGLTDPRTGRRPYAVVQLRKENQRADSYNLVGFQNHLKFGEQKRILRMIPGLEQAEVLRYGQIHRNTYVNAPALLNATLQLRNHPRIFFAGQICGVEGYVESIATGMLAGRFAAEMVAGVESVPLPRATALGSLCHYITHADPKNYQPANIAFDLLPPLCATAFAERKGKPSRQERHQHLCEIALRMLDQWTMAGNQSLLVSE
- a CDS encoding carboxymuconolactone decarboxylase family protein, whose amino-acid sequence is MKKVAPRLAQLTSDLLYGEIWERTEMSKRDRSLITVAVLMATYRTDQLRLHIGLALDNGVTQEEIGELITHTAFYAGWPTAANAVMVAQSVFDSRKA
- a CDS encoding DedA family protein, whose protein sequence is MDWLRDIFHAVTNVQGIVTSGGTIMVCAIVFIETGLFVGFFLPGDSLLVTAGVFAATGHLNLGALLFFGSICAIFGDQMGYLIGYRTGKALYNRPDSRFFKRRHLDRTREFYEKYGPKTIVMARFVPVVRTFAPAVAGAAGMNYRRFVFYNIFGGVFWVMGMTLLGYFLGAMIPNIDRNIHYVIVVVIVLSILPAVIEVLRERRKAAAHATAPLAPEERP
- a CDS encoding DinB family protein translates to MNFYGAKELAASFRTVRNNTITIAEEIPAEAYTKPLAPGLRTVAQLLTHIAVSYRLQHQVHAVQPISTLEGFDFPGFFGGMMAEEQKPRDKAQLIQLLKENGELFAKWLESLSDSFLGEMVAMPTGMTPAAKSRFEMILSVKEHEMHHRGQLMMFERSLGQVPHLTRQFIAHMEAAQKK